The nucleotide window AGATGATGATCTCCTCGCAGATGCGGGACAGGTGGGCCATGACCAGGGACCCGACGAACACGGCTTCGAGCACGAAGTCGCGGTCGCTGACCGCGTCCATGGAGTTGGCGAAAATCGCTTCCACGCCCAGGTCGTCGGCCACGGCCTGCGGGTTCACCGGGTGGGTGGTCCCGGCCAGGGCGGCGGCCCCCAGCGGCATGACCCGCACGCGCTTGAGCCCGTCCGTCACCCGCTCGAAATCCCGCTTGAACATCTGGGCGTAGGCCAGCAGATGGTGGGCCAGGGTCACGGGCTGGGCAGGCTGGAAATGGGTGCAGCCCGGCAGCATGGTCTCCCGGTGCTCGTCGGCGCGGGCCACAAGGACCTCTACCAGAGCGGCCAGGCTTTCCTGCCAGACGGCCAGACGCGCGGCCACGTGCAGCCGGAAGTCCAAGGCCACCTGATCGTTGCGGGAGCGCGCGGTGTGCAGCTTGCCGCCCAGCGGCCCGATGATCTCGGTCAGCCGGGACTCGACGTTCATGTGCACGTCTTCCAGCTCGGTCTTCCACCGGAACTCGCCGGACTCGATCTCCGCCCTGACCGCATCCAGGCCGTCGCAGATCGCGGCCGCCTCTTCATCGGTCAGAAACCCCTGTTTGGCAAGCACCCGGGCATGCGCCTGGGAGCCCCGGATATCCTCGGCATAGAGTTGCCAGTCAAAAGACACGGACTCGGAATATGCTTCCATGGATGCGGCGGTCCCTTCGGCGAACCGCCCGCCCCACATTTTCTTCTTGGCCATATGCTACTCGCAGGTGTCTTCGGAATCCTTGCCGCCCCACTTGGACTGCTGCATCCGGCCCTTGAGCCTGAGGCCCACCAGCTTGATGAAGCCCTCGGCATCGGCCTGATCGTACACGTAGTCTTCCTCGAAGGTCGCCAGCTCCGGGTTGTAGAGCGAGAACGGCGACTTGCGGCCCAACGGCACGCAGTTGCCCTTGTAGAGCTTCACCCGCACGGTGCCGGTGACCTTTTCCTGGGACTTGTCGATCATGGCCTGCAGCGCCTCGCGCTCGGGCGAGAACCAGTACCCGTAATACACCATCTCGGCATACTTGGGAATGAGGGAATCGCGCAGGTGCATCATCTCGCGGTCCATGCACAGCCCTTCCAGGTCGCGGTGGGCGGCGGCCAAGATGGTGCCGCCCGGGGTCTCGTACACGCCGCGGGACTTCATGCCCACGAACCGGTTCTCCACCATGTCCACCCGACCGATGCCGTGCCTGCCGCCCAGCTCGTTGAGCTTGGCCAGCAGCGCTGCCGGGGAATACTTTGTGGAGTTGATGGCAATGGGATCACCCGCCTCGAAGTCGATGGAAATCTCCTCGGGCTCGTCCGGGCATTTCTCGGGCGGCGTGATGTTGCGGTAGCAGTCCGGGCCGGGTGCGTTCCACGGGTCCTCCAGCTCACCGCCCTCGAAGGAGGTGTGCAGCAGGTTGGCGTCGATGGACCACGGCTTCGTGCGGCTGACCGGAACGGGGATGTCGTTTTCCTGGGCGAAATTGATCAGGTCGGTGCGGGATTTGAGCTCCCACTCGCGCCAGGGGGCGATGGTCACGAGCCGGGGGTTGAGGGCCATGGTGGCCAGCTCGAACCGGACCTGGTCGTTGCCCTTGCCGGTGGCGCCGTGGGCCACGGCCTGCGCGCCCTCCATCTCGGCGATCTCGACCATGCGCTTGGAAATCAGGGGCCGGGCGATGGCCGTTCCGAGCAGATACCGCCCCTCGTACAGGGCGTTGGCCCGGAACATGGGGAAGACGTAGTCGCGCACGAATTCCTCACGCATGTCCTCGACGTATGCCTTGACCGCGCCGGTGGACAGCGCCTTGGTGTCGATGCCGTCCATTTCCTCGCCCTGTCCCAGGTCGGCGGTCATGGTAACGACCTCGCAGTCGTAGTTGTTCTTGATCCACTTGAGGATAATGGACGTGTCCAGGCCGCCGGAGTAGGCCAGCACGACTTTTTCAATCTTCTGCATCTGTATGTTCCTCGTTGCTTGAAAAGCTTATGTGTAAATCCATTCGAGAATGGCTTTCTGCATGTGCAGCCGGTTCTCGGCCTGGTCCCAGACGATGGACGCCGGGGACTCGAAAACGGCTTCCGACACTTCCTCGCCGCGATGGGCGGGCAGGCAGTGCATGAACTTGGCGTCCGGAGCGGCCTTGGCCATAAGGGCCCCGTTGACCTCGAAGCCCGCAAACGCGGCCTCGCGCTTCTTCTGCTCCTCTTCCTGACCCATGGACGCCCAGACGTCGGTATTGACGTAG belongs to Pseudodesulfovibrio portus and includes:
- the argH gene encoding argininosuccinate lyase; its protein translation is MAKKKMWGGRFAEGTAASMEAYSESVSFDWQLYAEDIRGSQAHARVLAKQGFLTDEEAAAICDGLDAVRAEIESGEFRWKTELEDVHMNVESRLTEIIGPLGGKLHTARSRNDQVALDFRLHVAARLAVWQESLAALVEVLVARADEHRETMLPGCTHFQPAQPVTLAHHLLAYAQMFKRDFERVTDGLKRVRVMPLGAAALAGTTHPVNPQAVADDLGVEAIFANSMDAVSDRDFVLEAVFVGSLVMAHLSRICEEIIIWANPNFGYVKLPDQYSTGSSIMPQKKNPDACELMRGKTGRVVGSLMGLLVLIKGLPMTYNRDMQEDKEPFFDADKTVVASLGIMADMLRQIVYVPEKMLETVKRGFLNATELADYLAAKGVPFREAHHITGAVVAHAEQKGVGLEDLDIAELAQFSDRIGEDVFDVLDYAASIRRRTSPGGTGPDSVAGQVEALTKWLAGLQQAEVG
- a CDS encoding argininosuccinate synthase; translated protein: MQKIEKVVLAYSGGLDTSIILKWIKNNYDCEVVTMTADLGQGEEMDGIDTKALSTGAVKAYVEDMREEFVRDYVFPMFRANALYEGRYLLGTAIARPLISKRMVEIAEMEGAQAVAHGATGKGNDQVRFELATMALNPRLVTIAPWREWELKSRTDLINFAQENDIPVPVSRTKPWSIDANLLHTSFEGGELEDPWNAPGPDCYRNITPPEKCPDEPEEISIDFEAGDPIAINSTKYSPAALLAKLNELGGRHGIGRVDMVENRFVGMKSRGVYETPGGTILAAAHRDLEGLCMDREMMHLRDSLIPKYAEMVYYGYWFSPEREALQAMIDKSQEKVTGTVRVKLYKGNCVPLGRKSPFSLYNPELATFEEDYVYDQADAEGFIKLVGLRLKGRMQQSKWGGKDSEDTCE